Proteins encoded within one genomic window of Arachis ipaensis cultivar K30076 chromosome B08, Araip1.1, whole genome shotgun sequence:
- the LOC107610397 gene encoding uncharacterized protein LOC107610397, giving the protein MPKNFVLPAGLKPYEGFGDPRVHIKKFQSMMFFNGASDPVLCRSFPTYLDGTALLWFSKIPAGSISYFEELARSFIDYFAASRIYVHGSDYLSTIKQGQHESLKDYMTRFTKVTMEIPDLDPKVHLHALKSGFRLGKFQDTIAITKPRTLEEFREKMAGQMEIEELREARRVDKQQPRREEEKHNKAPNQKEHKKPFKLTPKFDAYTQFNTKREDIIKEILNAKIIKPPSRACSYQDQRYVDKSKHCAFHQKFGHTTDECVIAEDLLERLARQGHLDKYIGKRIQQSQKNTAELQTEQNPNTTEKIRCQPPPTRGVINCISGGFAGGGHTNSTRKRSYRAMLMVQSTDEIATPKTPVPTISFERSDLQAKATNLDDLVVISIQAGDLLVKKVLLDPGSSADVLFYSTFQKMKLSANTMTPSSGELVGFSGERVSILGSVWLKITMGEPPLFETKDIQFLVVDCPSP; this is encoded by the coding sequence ATGCCGAAGAACTTCGTGCTGCCCGCCGGGCTTAAGCCTTACGAAGGATTCGGCGATCCTCGTGTCCACATCAAGAAGTTTCAATCCATGATGTTCTTTAACGGTGCCTCTGACCCTGTACTTTGTCGATCTTTTCCGACTTATTTGGATGGGACTGCTTTACTTTGGTTTTCTAAAATTCCTGCAGGTTCAATCTCTTACTTTGAGGAATTGGCAAGATCCTTCATTGACTATTTTGCAGCCTCGAGAATATACGTGCACGGCTCAGACTATCTCAGCACCATTAAGCAAGGTCAACATGAAAGCCTAAAGGACTACATGACACGGTTCACCAAGGTGACCATGGAAATCCCAGACCTCGACCCCAAAGTGCATCTCCATGCGTTGAAGAGTGGCTTTAGACTAGGCAAATTCCAGGACACAATAGCCATAACTAAGCCGAGGACATTGGAGGAGTTTCGTGAAAAGATGGCTGGCCAGATGGAGATCGAAGAACTTAGAGAAGCTCGGCGAGTTGATAAGCAACAACCTCGCCGGGAAGAAGAAAAACATAACAAAGCACCGAATCAAAAGGAGCACAAGAAGCCATTCAAGTTAACACCAAAATTCGATGCTTACACCCAATTCAATACCAAAAGGGAAGACATCATCAAGGAGATATTAAATGCTAAGATCATCAAGCCACCGAGCAGAGCTTGTTCATATCAAGATCAAAGATATGTTGATAAGTCAAAACACTGTGCTTTCCATCAAAAGTTTGGCCACACCACCGACGAGTGCGTAATCGCCGAAGATCTACTTGAAAGACTGGCCCGACAAGGCCACCTCGACAAATACATAGGAAAGAGGATACAGCAAAGTCAGAAGAACACAGCCGAACTTCAAACAGAACAAAACCCGAACACCACCGAAAAGATCAGGTGCCAACCTCCACCAACAAGAGGAGTCATTAACTGCATCTCAGGAGGTTTTGCAGGAGGAGGACATACTAACTCAACAAGAAAGCGTAGCTACAGGGCGATGTTAATGGTCCAAAGTACAGACGAAATAGCTACACCTAAGACGCCTGTACCTACCATATCATTTGAACGGTCCGACCTTCAGGCAAAGGCCACCAACCTCGACGACCTTGTGGTCATTTCAATTCAAGCAGGTGATCTCCTGGTCAAGAAAGTGCTACTCGATCCTGGCAGCAGTGCAGATGTCCTATTCTACTCCACCTTCCAGAAGATGAAGTTAAGCGCAAACACAATGACCCCATCCTCAGGGGAACTAGTGGGATTCTCAGGGGAGCGGGTATCTATCCTCGGGAGCGTCTGGTTAAAAATAACGATGGGAGAGCCTCCCTTGTTCGAGACGAAAGACATACAGTTTCTAGTAGTTGATTGCCCTAGCCCGTAA
- the LOC107610396 gene encoding probable fatty acyl-CoA reductase 4, translated as MAEFTSNSVEEYFKGKTILVTGATGFLTKVFVEKILRVQPNIKRLYLLVRASNPDVALQRLHTEVFGKELFKIQREKWGEKFSSFLSEKVVAVAGDVSLHNFGIKDQILVKEMLEEIEIIVHSAATVTFDERYDIAMGTNTMGAYNAINFAKMCPRIEVFLFVSTAYVCGNKAKGLIPEEPFRMGQTIKTSSKLDISLEKQLIEEKLSDIQTRNANEKTITSMMKELGTTRANLHGWQDTYAFTKAMGEMVVTSTKGNIPLIITRPTAIIGTHSEPFEGWIEGVRTIDFVFVEYFKGAITSFVGNPEIILDLIPVDMVANSMIIALLVHSKNNSSNNLIYHIGTSLRNPIKSSDLQDIMHLYITKNPWLKNYAKSSALYEKFTFNPNYTEDHEFPQHKISRLKRIINLYRPYFRDFEGVFDDKNTEKLRMAIKGVGSVEREFNLDPKSIDWKDYLMNVHFPGLVKYSMQPKM; from the exons ATGGCAGAGTTCACAAGTAATAGTGTTGAGGAGTATTTCAAGGGAAAGACCATTTTAGTCACTGGTGCAACTGGATTCTTAACCAAAG TCTTTGTGGAGAAGATTCTGAGGGTTCAACCCAACATAAAAAGGTTATACCTTCTTGTCAGAGCATCAAATCCAGATGTAGCTCTCCAACGCTTGCACACTGAG gtttttgggaaggaattgttcAAAATACAAAGAGAAAAGTGGGGTGAAAAATTCAGCTCCTTTTTGTCCGAGAAAGTGGTGGCAGTTGCAGGTGATGTTTCTCTTCACAATTTCGGAATCAAAGATCAAATCCTCGTTAAAGAGATGTTGGAGGAGATTGAAATCATAGTGCACTCTGCCGCAACGGTCACATTTGATGAAAG ATATGATATTGCAATGGGTACCAATACAATGGGAGCTTATAACGCTATAAACTTTGCTAAAATGTGTCCTAGAATCGAAGTTTTTCTTTTCGTATCTACGG CTTATGTTTGTGGGAATAAGGCAAAAGGACTAATACCTGAAGAACCATTCCGTATGGGTCAAACAATAAAAACTTCTTCAAAATTGGACATTAGCTTAGAAAAGCAGTTGATTGAGGAAAAATTGAGTGATATCCAAACACGGAATGCAAATGAAAAAACAATCACCTCAATGATGAAAGAACTTGGAACAACAAG GGCAAATTTGCATGGGTGGCAAGATACGTATGCATTTACAAAAGCAATGGGAGAAATGGTTGTGACGAGCACGAAGGGAAATATACCATTGATCATCACACGCCCTACTGCTATAATCGGTACTCATTCAGAACCCTTTGAGGGTTGGATTGAAGGTGTTAG AACTATAGACTTTGTGTTTGTCGAGTATTTCAAAGGAGCAATAACTAGTTTTGTTGGTAATCCAGAGATAATTCTGGACCTG ATACCAGTAGACATGGTGGCAAATTCGATGATCATAGCACTATTGGTTCATTCTAAGAATAATTCTTCGAACAATTTGATCTACCATATTGGCACTTCGTTAAGAAATCCAATTAAATCTTCGGATCTTCAAGATATAATGCATCTTTATATTACAAAAAATCCATGGCTAAAAAATTATGCAAAGTCCAGTGCTTTGTATGAAAAATTTACATTCAACCCCAATTATACGGAGGATCATGAATTTCCCCAACACAAG ATATCAAGATTGAAGAGGATAATTAACCTTTATCGTCCTTATTTTCGCGACTTCGAGGGCGT GTTTGATGATAAGAACACGGAGAAGCTGCGGATGGCAATAAAGGGAGTTGGCAGTGTTGAAAGGGAATTTAACTTGGATCCCAAGAGCATTGATTGGAAGGACTACCTGATGAATGTTCATTTTCCAGGTCTAGTCAAGTACAGTATGCAACCTAAGATGTAA
- the LOC110265621 gene encoding uncharacterized protein LOC110265621, giving the protein MYKIKTYHPLLHLLPLSDARYTIDEGSFSDLPRSSRPPLATATFDLHRRFLRSQNTTANCSFTLPISMSPSTAPSRRCYADPLLPQHCHRLHLLHYCLALAVGCGNNAREISNVFCCMFTIFAVVLNFEPLFYSLGTLNFSFSRKQKPASQFPWLHPELARLLSMTNGDPHNQSSTTVLKGTIGYAPPGKGSVLDFEYRCLL; this is encoded by the exons ATGTATAAAATCAAAACTTACCATCCCCTTCTTCACTTACTACCGCTCTCTGATGCACGATACACGATTGATGAAGGCTCGTTCTCTGATCTCCCTCGCTCGTCTCGTCCTCCGCTAGCTACCGCTACTTTCGACCTCCACCGCCGCTTCCTCAGATCTCAGAACACCACAGCCAACTGCTCCTTCACGCTGCCGATCTCGATGTCACCGTCAACTGCTCCTTCTCGCCGCTGCTACGCAGATCCTCTCCTCCCACAGCATTGCCATCGCCTCCACCTCCTCCATT ATTGTTTGGCCTTGGCTGTTGGATGCGGCAATAATGCACGAGAAATTTCTAACGTTTTCTGCTGCATGTTCACGATCTTTGCTGTAGTGTTGAATTTTGAGCCATTGTTTTATTCTCTGG GTACTCTTAATTTTAGTTTCTCAAGAAAGCAGAAACCAGCTTCTCAATTTCCATGGCTCCACCCAG AACTAGCAAGGCTTCTCTCAATGACTAATGGTGATCCTCATAATCAATCTAGCACAACTGTGTTAAAGGGAACTATTGGATATGCTCCTCCAG GAAAAGGAAGCGTCCTTGATTTTGAGTATAGATGCCTTTTGTAA
- the LOC107614508 gene encoding WAT1-related protein At1g44800-like yields MSVWSIGWDSRLLACVYSGVVCFGIAYYVQGVVTRERGPVFVTSFIPLIMIITAVLGTIVLAEQIHLGSVIGAIVIVCGLYTVVWEKSKDNVNNTEVVKVEGQELPIRDSIKSGSNIFENIDVNLLGAWLVM; encoded by the exons ATGAGTGTTTGGTCCATTGGATGGGACTCAAGGCTTCTTGCTTGTGTTTATTCT GGAGTGGTGTGTTTTGGAATCGCATATTATGTACAAGGAGTTGTGACCAGGGAACGTGGACCAGTTTTTGTGACTTCTTTCATTCCTCTAATTATGATTATCACTGCTGTATTGGGTACCATTGTCTTGGCTGAGCAAATTCATCTTGGAAG CGTAATTGGAGCTATTGTAATTGTTTGTGGGCTATACACTGTGGTATGGGAAAAAAGCAAAGACAATGTGAATAATACAGAAGTAGTGAAAGTTGAGGGCCAAGAATTGCCAATAAGGGATAGCATAAAATCAGGATcaaacatttttgaaaacattgatGTTAATTTGTTAGGTGCTTGGTTGGTGATGTAA